The Leptospira stimsonii genome has a window encoding:
- the nadC gene encoding carboxylating nicotinate-nucleotide diphosphorylase gives MWLLNWKTFFYIEMKRAYIHPISSVTYQDYETLVSLAWQEDCPDEDITSVSLFSPEKRARASLNAREPGILCGSGVLEVLNVLSGDSIRYEFFKKDSEAFAKGDTLLKIEGSLIGILRIERILLNFLQYLSGISTRTGEVVSKYGKNGLMILDTRKTLPGYRKLAKYAVFCGGGSNHRLNLSEMAMIKDNHLAMYSSAHEPVNTIKTKFPGRLVEVEIDSLSQLEDAITSGADVILLDNFSLEDSKAAYTVLKQKAPNLQIEFSGGITPEKLEALSEFSGAGVSMGYLTHTTRFLDLGLDIEHD, from the coding sequence TTGTGGCTTCTAAATTGGAAAACATTCTTTTATATTGAAATGAAGCGCGCTTATATTCATCCTATTTCCTCCGTTACCTATCAAGATTATGAAACCTTGGTTTCCCTCGCTTGGCAAGAAGACTGTCCCGATGAGGATATTACTTCCGTGTCCCTTTTTTCCCCGGAAAAAAGAGCGCGAGCGAGTCTCAACGCGAGAGAACCCGGAATTCTTTGCGGATCCGGTGTATTAGAAGTATTGAATGTTCTTTCCGGCGATTCAATCCGGTATGAATTCTTTAAAAAAGATTCGGAAGCGTTCGCAAAGGGTGATACGCTGTTAAAAATCGAGGGAAGTTTGATCGGAATTCTTCGCATCGAAAGGATTCTTTTGAATTTTCTCCAATATCTTTCCGGAATTTCTACGCGCACCGGAGAAGTTGTCTCCAAATACGGGAAAAACGGTCTTATGATTTTGGATACGCGCAAGACACTTCCGGGTTATAGAAAACTCGCTAAATACGCGGTCTTCTGTGGAGGCGGGAGCAATCACAGGCTCAATCTTTCGGAGATGGCAATGATCAAAGACAATCATCTCGCGATGTATTCTTCGGCGCATGAACCGGTAAATACGATTAAGACCAAATTTCCGGGAAGACTCGTAGAAGTGGAAATCGATTCTCTCTCGCAACTCGAAGATGCAATCACTTCGGGCGCGGACGTGATTCTACTGGATAACTTTTCCTTGGAAGATTCGAAGGCCGCATACACGGTTCTTAAACAAAAGGCTCCGAATCTTCAGATCGAATTCTCCGGAGGGATCACTCCCGAAAAGTTGGAAGCGCTTTCGGAATTTTCCGGCGCCGGTGTGAGCATGGGATATCTCACTCATACGACTCGTTTTCTAGATCTCGGTCTGGATATAGAACACGATTAA
- a CDS encoding RelA/SpoT family protein has translation MGFVKAPASKEMLLEGVRETLGDNAYESVLKAYDVSERAHQGQFRLSGEPYIVHPLQVGYLLFELGLDEKVICAGLLHDVIEDTEYSRDDMIRDFGEDITDLVEGVTKISKIKSQSKETEAAENIRKIIVATIKDIRVILIKLADKTHNMRTLSFQPAEKQRRIAQETLSLYAPIAGRLGIYKIKSELEDLAFQILNPEEYQEVKKNINSKKSEREGFIETLKIILLQRLSEIQIDADVDGRAKHFYSIYRKMKLKEKTFHEIFDLRAIRIIANEVKDCYGVLGIVHTLWNPVPGRFKDYIATPKTNMYQSLHTTVIGPDGKPLEVQIRTREMNDIAEYGIAAHWMYKEGKPSATGKSVKVKWLELLSSWQDSALDPKEFVEELKYDLHEDEVFVFTPKGEILQLPKGATILDFAFRIHTDVGLKAKGGRINGRMLPLRTEIRSGDQIEIITDKRTKPSPIWLRIVRTPSARQKLRAYFRRLREETKKDLQQEAEFAAEITLNADVLEELKKKPSSRPTKQVDLAAGKVVVAGLRGIPVRLSGCCSPLPGDEIIGFVTRGRGVSIHKKGCTTAKQQEQEESMRVITVEWDYGQSESIPVLIEVKSKDRQGIFMEIVKSISNTQTNIRESKASTDQRGNLVASFEVEVEHLDQLKEILSNLKQIPDVYQAHRIKN, from the coding sequence ATGGGATTTGTGAAAGCACCGGCATCCAAAGAAATGCTCTTAGAAGGCGTCCGAGAAACTCTCGGCGACAACGCCTACGAATCCGTCTTAAAGGCGTATGACGTTTCAGAGAGGGCACACCAAGGACAATTTCGTCTTTCGGGTGAACCCTATATCGTTCATCCTCTCCAAGTCGGTTATCTTCTTTTTGAACTCGGTTTAGACGAGAAAGTGATCTGTGCAGGTCTTCTTCACGACGTGATCGAAGACACCGAATATTCGAGAGACGATATGATTCGAGATTTCGGAGAAGATATCACCGATCTCGTGGAAGGTGTCACGAAAATTTCGAAGATCAAAAGTCAGTCGAAAGAAACCGAGGCGGCGGAGAACATCCGTAAGATCATCGTCGCTACGATCAAAGACATCCGAGTCATTCTTATCAAGCTCGCTGACAAAACTCATAATATGAGAACCCTTTCGTTTCAACCGGCGGAAAAACAAAGAAGAATCGCACAAGAAACACTTTCCCTCTATGCCCCGATCGCGGGGAGACTCGGAATTTATAAAATCAAATCGGAACTCGAAGACCTCGCGTTCCAGATTCTCAATCCCGAAGAATATCAGGAAGTTAAGAAGAATATCAATTCCAAAAAATCCGAACGGGAAGGATTTATTGAAACTCTGAAAATCATTCTTCTTCAGAGACTTTCCGAAATTCAGATCGACGCGGACGTGGACGGAAGAGCGAAACATTTTTATTCCATCTATCGTAAGATGAAACTCAAAGAAAAAACCTTTCACGAGATCTTCGATCTCCGAGCGATTCGAATCATCGCAAACGAAGTGAAGGATTGTTACGGTGTATTAGGAATCGTGCATACTCTTTGGAACCCGGTTCCGGGTCGTTTTAAGGATTATATCGCAACTCCTAAGACGAACATGTATCAATCCCTTCACACGACTGTAATCGGGCCGGACGGAAAACCTCTCGAGGTTCAGATTCGAACCAGAGAGATGAACGATATCGCGGAATACGGGATCGCCGCACACTGGATGTACAAGGAAGGAAAACCTTCCGCGACCGGAAAAAGCGTCAAAGTGAAATGGCTGGAACTTTTGAGTTCTTGGCAGGATTCCGCTCTTGATCCAAAAGAATTCGTAGAAGAATTAAAATACGATCTTCACGAGGACGAAGTCTTCGTCTTTACTCCGAAAGGCGAGATTCTTCAGCTCCCGAAAGGTGCGACAATTTTAGACTTTGCGTTTCGGATTCATACCGATGTCGGTTTAAAAGCGAAGGGGGGAAGAATCAACGGAAGAATGCTTCCGCTTCGCACGGAGATTCGTTCCGGAGATCAGATCGAAATCATCACGGACAAAAGAACAAAACCTTCTCCGATTTGGCTTCGGATCGTAAGAACTCCTTCCGCGAGACAAAAACTCAGAGCATACTTTCGAAGACTCAGAGAAGAAACCAAAAAGGATCTTCAACAAGAGGCGGAGTTCGCCGCCGAGATTACGCTCAACGCGGACGTCCTCGAAGAACTGAAGAAAAAACCTTCTTCCAGGCCTACGAAACAAGTCGACTTGGCCGCGGGGAAGGTCGTAGTCGCGGGTCTTCGTGGAATCCCTGTTCGTTTATCGGGTTGTTGTTCTCCTCTTCCGGGTGACGAGATCATTGGCTTCGTTACGAGAGGTCGAGGGGTGAGCATTCATAAAAAAGGATGCACCACCGCAAAACAACAGGAACAAGAAGAATCCATGCGTGTCATCACGGTCGAATGGGATTACGGTCAGAGCGAATCCATTCCCGTTTTGATCGAGGTCAAGTCGAAGGATCGTCAAGGTATCTTTATGGAGATCGTAAAATCCATTTCCAATACACAGACGAACATTCGAGAATCCAAAGCCTCGACGGATCAGAGAGGAAATCTCGTTGCCAGCTTCGAAGTGGAAGTGGAACATTTGGATCAGCTCAAGGAAATTCTGAGCAATCTAAAACAAATCCCGGACGTTTATCAAGCTCATCGAATTAAAAATTAA
- a CDS encoding extracellular solute-binding protein, protein MKKIYQLFIYCFLLSVSAGVFIQCGEKEEADTSAVVEEVPWKGSPDSIPVALRVHNPIVSLEAKKGGTFRIYSHQYPKSLNYYLDQFSTTAHIFGLMFEPLLDYHPITLEPIPHLASSWKISADKKKFTFTIDANATWSDGKPVTAHDVLFTYETLMDKNNNTAVFRIDLSRFEKPVVLNDREIEFTQKEIHWSNFNTIANSLYILPAHHFQGRNFDKENFDFPVVSGPYSMLSAKKGRYVKMRRRGDYWMRAYPFYKGSDNFDTILFKVYNEEPIAFRAFKKGDIDIYPTYTASFWVKDAVGEKFDENYIVKQKIYNSKPIGFQGLVFNTRREIFSDVRVRKAFAHLVDRKLLIEKLAYNEYEETNAFYQDLWANGSPNPPIDFDVKKARELLAQAGWKTNSKGILEKDGKEFKFSILERDKKSEKYLTLIQERAKEVGIVISLESTDLAEWSSRMDKYDFDMTWAAWGGGIFKDPEAMWYSKYADEKGQPNLAGFKNPEVDKLIEQQRAEFSVPKRNEILKKIDKILTSQVPYVLLWNTSATRIMYWNKFKSPKNPLGKYGSEKEASSLWWLDSERSSQLEEAILKKTKLASIPEKVYFQ, encoded by the coding sequence TTGAAAAAGATTTATCAACTTTTTATTTATTGTTTTCTTCTATCTGTTTCCGCAGGTGTTTTCATTCAATGCGGAGAAAAAGAAGAAGCGGATACTTCCGCGGTCGTAGAAGAAGTTCCTTGGAAGGGAAGCCCGGATTCGATTCCGGTGGCGCTTCGAGTTCACAATCCGATCGTTTCTCTGGAAGCAAAAAAGGGCGGGACCTTCCGGATCTACAGTCATCAGTATCCGAAATCCTTGAACTACTATTTGGATCAATTCTCTACGACGGCTCACATTTTCGGTCTGATGTTCGAACCTCTTTTAGATTATCATCCGATCACGCTCGAACCGATTCCCCATCTTGCCTCTTCTTGGAAAATTTCCGCCGATAAGAAGAAGTTCACATTTACAATCGACGCGAACGCAACTTGGTCGGACGGAAAACCGGTTACGGCGCACGATGTTCTTTTTACGTATGAAACTCTGATGGACAAGAACAACAACACGGCGGTTTTTAGAATCGATCTTTCCCGATTTGAAAAACCTGTCGTTTTGAACGACCGAGAAATCGAATTCACTCAGAAAGAAATTCACTGGTCCAATTTTAACACGATTGCGAATTCTCTCTACATTCTTCCGGCGCATCACTTTCAAGGCAGAAACTTCGATAAGGAGAATTTCGACTTTCCCGTGGTTTCGGGCCCGTATTCGATGTTGTCCGCAAAAAAAGGTCGTTACGTAAAGATGAGAAGAAGGGGAGACTACTGGATGCGAGCCTATCCTTTTTACAAAGGATCGGATAACTTCGATACGATTCTATTTAAGGTCTACAACGAAGAGCCGATTGCGTTTCGAGCATTCAAAAAAGGTGATATAGATATCTATCCTACTTATACGGCTTCGTTTTGGGTCAAGGACGCGGTGGGAGAAAAGTTCGACGAAAACTATATCGTTAAGCAGAAAATTTACAATTCTAAACCGATCGGTTTTCAAGGATTGGTCTTTAATACACGAAGAGAAATTTTTTCGGATGTGAGAGTGAGAAAAGCGTTCGCGCACCTTGTGGATCGAAAACTTCTCATTGAAAAACTTGCCTACAACGAATATGAGGAGACGAACGCATTCTATCAAGACCTTTGGGCGAACGGTTCTCCCAATCCTCCGATCGATTTCGACGTAAAGAAGGCGAGAGAACTTCTCGCACAAGCCGGTTGGAAAACGAACTCCAAAGGAATTCTGGAAAAGGACGGAAAAGAATTTAAGTTCAGCATTTTGGAAAGAGATAAGAAGTCCGAAAAGTATCTGACTTTGATTCAAGAAAGAGCAAAGGAAGTCGGGATCGTGATCAGTCTCGAATCTACGGATCTCGCGGAATGGAGTTCTCGTATGGATAAGTATGATTTCGATATGACCTGGGCCGCTTGGGGCGGAGGAATCTTTAAAGATCCGGAAGCGATGTGGTATTCCAAATACGCCGATGAGAAAGGGCAACCGAATCTTGCAGGTTTTAAGAATCCGGAGGTAGATAAACTCATCGAACAACAAAGAGCGGAATTCTCCGTTCCTAAAAGAAACGAGATCCTAAAAAAAATAGACAAGATTCTTACATCACAAGTTCCTTATGTTCTTCTCTGGAACACGAGCGCGACAAGAATCATGTATTGGAATAAATTCAAGTCTCCGAAAAATCCTCTTGGAAAATACGGAAGCGAGAAAGAAGCCTCTTCTCTCTGGTGGTTGGATTCGGAACGTTCTTCCCAACTTGAGGAAGCTATTTTGAAAAAAACGAAGCTCGCGTCGATTCCTGAAAAAGTGTATTTTCAGTAA
- the purB gene encoding adenylosuccinate lyase: protein MIDRYSNPAISKIWELENKFEIWKEIEILACEIRMKRGEVPAEDFQEIKTKAKFKVDEILEIESKVHHDVIAFLTNMNSYIGPAGRHVHYGLTSSDIGDTALCVQMVQAMDLILKKTDELIAAVKEKAIQYKDLPCIGRSHGIHAEPMTLGLKFALFFEELNRNRKRMADAREEIAVGKLSGAVGTYSNIDPEIEAYVCEKMGLRVDPIATQVVSRDRHAFYLSVLGVTASSLDRMATEIRLLQKTEGREVEEPFSAGQKGSSAMPHKRNPVICERISGLSRVIRANVNVGLQDVALWHERDISHSSAERVVLPDSTIGLEYILDKMLFVIKNLHVYPDALERTLGVTRGLIFSQKVLLALIEKGKIVREDAYLIVQEHAMAVWGNQSETLKGRLEKDSRVNQVLTQKDLDEIFKIEPYLEKVGLIYERLGLG from the coding sequence ATGATCGATCGATATTCCAATCCTGCGATTTCCAAAATTTGGGAATTAGAAAACAAATTCGAAATCTGGAAAGAAATAGAAATTCTCGCCTGCGAGATTCGAATGAAACGTGGGGAAGTTCCTGCGGAAGATTTTCAAGAAATCAAAACAAAAGCAAAGTTCAAGGTGGATGAAATTCTCGAAATCGAAAGTAAGGTCCATCACGACGTCATCGCATTTTTAACCAATATGAATTCCTACATCGGACCTGCCGGCCGACATGTTCACTACGGTCTGACTTCCTCCGACATCGGGGACACGGCTCTTTGTGTTCAGATGGTACAAGCGATGGATCTTATCCTCAAAAAGACGGATGAGTTGATCGCGGCAGTAAAAGAAAAGGCGATTCAGTATAAGGATCTGCCTTGTATCGGGCGTTCCCACGGAATCCACGCGGAACCGATGACCCTCGGACTCAAGTTCGCATTATTTTTTGAAGAATTAAACCGAAATCGCAAAAGAATGGCGGACGCGCGCGAGGAGATCGCGGTTGGAAAACTTTCGGGAGCGGTTGGAACCTATTCCAATATCGATCCCGAAATCGAAGCGTATGTATGTGAAAAGATGGGACTCCGAGTGGATCCGATCGCAACACAAGTTGTCTCGAGGGATCGTCATGCATTCTATTTATCCGTCTTAGGAGTAACCGCTTCCTCTTTGGATCGAATGGCAACGGAGATTCGTCTTCTTCAGAAGACCGAAGGAAGAGAAGTGGAAGAACCGTTTTCAGCAGGACAAAAAGGATCTTCCGCGATGCCTCACAAAAGAAACCCGGTGATCTGTGAAAGAATCTCCGGTCTTTCCAGAGTCATTCGTGCAAACGTAAACGTAGGACTTCAGGACGTCGCGCTCTGGCACGAAAGAGATATCTCGCATTCTTCCGCGGAACGGGTCGTCTTACCTGACTCAACGATCGGATTGGAATACATCCTGGACAAGATGCTTTTTGTAATCAAAAATCTTCACGTCTATCCTGATGCTCTCGAAAGAACATTAGGCGTCACACGAGGCTTGATCTTTTCCCAAAAAGTTCTTCTTGCTCTCATCGAAAAGGGAAAGATCGTCCGAGAAGACGCTTATCTCATCGTTCAGGAACACGCGATGGCCGTCTGGGGAAATCAATCCGAAACCCTGAAAGGAAGACTGGAAAAAGATTCCAGAGTCAATCAAGTTCTCACTCAGAAAGATCTGGACGAGATTTTTAAAATCGAGCCATATCTCGAAAAAGTCGGACTGATCTACGAACGTCTGGGTCTGGGGTAG
- a CDS encoding AraC family transcriptional regulator, whose product MISEITNILHFFSIGGLISLLIFFSLRYWYDVRGKIAVFFIISILSYLILNLDVNVQIPPMVRNFLFLSVLALPFFYWLITLAAFEDHFEIKYWFWALLAGKLILSTIATYPTLGQISLRGPVESEKILSTILLPSILSLGFVLTAIIQTYIGRKDDLVESRRTLRQIHILISGTVIALNIFSHLFLRGKELSEILDLINGVLAWGLILAFQFLMFELKDGLIQKKVGIVEEEKPPADPILQKKLIDSFEKDKIYRSEGLTIRSLAEELQVHEYKLRRLINGNLGFRNFNDFLNRYRIQEACEILLDPSKDEIPVIRIAMDLGYQSLGPFNRAFKELTTFTPTEYRKNRVDPKINPNDFENSKTK is encoded by the coding sequence GTGATCTCTGAAATAACGAATATTCTACATTTCTTTTCGATAGGAGGATTGATTTCTCTCCTCATTTTTTTTTCGCTCCGGTATTGGTATGATGTTCGCGGAAAAATCGCGGTCTTTTTTATTATTTCGATTCTTTCCTATTTGATACTCAATCTGGATGTAAATGTTCAGATTCCGCCGATGGTTCGAAATTTTCTCTTTCTTTCCGTTTTGGCTTTGCCTTTTTTTTATTGGCTCATCACGTTAGCCGCATTTGAAGATCATTTCGAAATCAAATATTGGTTTTGGGCGCTCCTCGCCGGGAAGCTCATTCTTTCCACGATCGCCACCTATCCCACGTTAGGCCAAATTTCTCTGCGGGGTCCGGTCGAATCCGAAAAAATCCTTTCAACGATCCTTCTACCTTCGATTCTTTCTCTCGGCTTCGTTCTGACAGCGATCATCCAGACGTATATCGGAAGAAAAGACGATCTCGTAGAATCGAGACGTACGCTCAGACAAATCCATATTCTCATTTCAGGAACCGTCATTGCGCTTAACATTTTCTCGCATCTTTTCCTAAGAGGGAAAGAATTATCCGAAATCTTAGATCTGATCAACGGAGTTCTCGCTTGGGGACTCATCTTGGCATTTCAATTCTTAATGTTCGAACTCAAAGATGGATTGATTCAGAAAAAAGTCGGGATTGTAGAGGAGGAAAAACCGCCTGCGGATCCGATTCTTCAAAAAAAGCTCATCGATTCATTCGAAAAAGATAAGATATATCGTTCCGAAGGATTGACCATCCGAAGCCTTGCAGAAGAACTCCAAGTGCACGAATATAAACTCAGGAGGCTTATCAACGGGAATCTCGGGTTTCGCAACTTCAATGATTTTCTCAATCGTTACCGAATTCAGGAAGCATGCGAAATCCTATTGGACCCGAGTAAGGACGAAATCCCCGTCATCCGTATCGCGATGGATTTAGGATATCAATCTCTCGGCCCTTTCAATCGAGCCTTTAAGGAACTTACCACTTTTACCCCGACCGAATATAGAAAAAATCGAGTGGATCCTAAAATAAACCCGAACGATTTTGAAAATAGTAAGACTAAATAA
- a CDS encoding sterol desaturase family protein, whose product MAELLSKVGYTGFFGIVWGTLLLRYVLFAGAAFLVVWVFLGKKLAHKLIQRKKPEAERIWHEIKYSLNTFFVFALSGVFTAWSQIHGYNLIYEDVSDYGTAYLIFSIFALILLHDTYFYWTHRLMHHKLLFKSFHLVHHRSTNPSPWAAFSFHPLEAIVEAGIIPLASVLFPLHQGAMLVFFVYMTSLNVLGHLSYELFPSWFLKSKFTNWHNTTTHHNMHHKYFNCNYSLYFNFWDKIMGTNHEKYKETFEEVASRTPNSVANQPSFQNEETKESVAV is encoded by the coding sequence ATGGCTGAATTGCTTTCAAAGGTCGGTTACACAGGATTTTTCGGAATCGTCTGGGGAACCTTGCTCTTACGTTATGTGCTCTTTGCCGGAGCCGCGTTTCTTGTCGTATGGGTGTTCTTAGGAAAAAAACTCGCGCACAAACTCATCCAAAGAAAAAAGCCCGAAGCGGAGAGGATCTGGCACGAGATAAAGTATTCTCTGAATACATTTTTTGTTTTCGCGCTTTCGGGAGTTTTTACCGCGTGGTCGCAGATCCACGGATACAACCTCATCTACGAGGACGTTTCCGATTACGGAACCGCATATCTTATTTTCAGCATCTTCGCGTTGATTCTTCTACACGATACCTACTTTTACTGGACGCATCGATTGATGCACCACAAACTATTATTCAAGAGTTTTCATCTCGTTCATCATAGATCTACGAATCCTTCTCCTTGGGCGGCGTTTTCTTTTCACCCTCTGGAGGCGATCGTGGAGGCAGGTATCATTCCGCTCGCTTCGGTCTTGTTTCCTCTACACCAAGGAGCAATGCTCGTCTTCTTCGTTTATATGACTTCGCTTAACGTTTTAGGGCATTTGTCATACGAATTATTTCCTTCTTGGTTCCTAAAAAGCAAATTTACGAACTGGCATAACACGACTACCCATCACAATATGCATCATAAGTATTTTAACTGCAATTATTCTCTTTATTTCAATTTTTGGGATAAGATTATGGGGACCAATCACGAGAAATATAAGGAAACCTTCGAAGAAGTCGCTTCACGAACTCCGAATTCTGTAGCGAACCAGCCGTCTTTTCAAAATGAGGAAACAAAAGAGTCCGTCGCGGTTTAA
- a CDS encoding PAS domain S-box protein — translation MQSSWIIPSIFFALTAVIILNLVYLFLFLTEKHKFLLFWLLSWFFQLVFLIGNLFRETIGSEEWISILTHFADVIRAFFLLAGCFLFLKKEIPKTIFWVFPIGFSWSILEEIYFPGSDLASAPIYMIVGGANIYSGILFLRLPSTYYRGNYLAGWNFILWGILTLNYPVLRPIPEFAIVGFWLGGLFRLASAISILLIYFEWSRESELRLDSLYKKIIDTSQEGIWILDKTGKTTFANPKIGELYGIKPEEMLGMNILEVVEPDRRSSVAYRLEERKKGKTEISEYNFVNRLGEKKFAIASANPLYDDSGNYDGALAMIVDITSLKMVEERLRESERQISTIISNISGIVYRCKNDPPHWTMEYISEGCQQLTGYASNDFLEDKILDFGDIILQEDRSLVESGVSESVQAGIPYQLTYRIRKKDGKIQWCFEQGIGVFDSKGELQALEGVIIDYSLPKQAEELISNSLKEKELLLREIHHRVKNYMQVLSSLIGLQSEYSEDPSTKRVLEDSQNRIASMAMIHETLYSKSVESQIFLPDYIRKLISNLMRFFGYDQKELQTTVHCDSLVLNQGVLIPLGLILNELITNSMKHAFPKVTGIKKLSVSFTLGEQNLSCLEVSDNGPGKDPNSTPKKDSLGTELISLLTHQLKGHLEEITSNGFHSTKVFFPLK, via the coding sequence ATGCAGTCTTCCTGGATTATCCCTTCCATCTTCTTTGCGCTCACAGCAGTCATCATTCTCAATCTCGTTTATTTATTTTTATTTTTAACGGAGAAACATAAATTCCTTCTCTTTTGGTTGCTTTCGTGGTTTTTCCAATTGGTTTTCCTTATCGGTAATCTTTTTCGTGAGACCATCGGTTCGGAGGAATGGATTTCGATCCTAACACATTTTGCGGACGTGATCAGAGCTTTCTTTTTACTCGCGGGTTGTTTTCTTTTTTTAAAAAAAGAGATTCCAAAAACGATTTTTTGGGTTTTCCCGATCGGCTTTTCGTGGTCCATCTTAGAAGAAATTTATTTCCCTGGCTCGGACCTCGCTTCCGCTCCGATTTATATGATCGTAGGCGGCGCTAATATCTACTCTGGAATTCTATTCCTACGTCTTCCTTCCACCTACTATCGAGGAAATTATTTAGCGGGATGGAATTTTATTCTTTGGGGAATCCTTACCTTAAACTATCCCGTTTTAAGACCGATTCCGGAATTCGCAATCGTAGGTTTTTGGTTAGGCGGTCTTTTTCGGCTCGCTTCGGCGATTTCAATTCTTCTTATATACTTTGAATGGTCTAGGGAATCGGAACTCAGACTGGATTCACTTTACAAAAAGATCATAGACACGTCACAAGAAGGAATCTGGATCCTAGACAAGACGGGAAAAACGACCTTTGCAAACCCGAAAATCGGAGAACTCTACGGAATCAAACCTGAAGAAATGTTGGGTATGAATATATTAGAAGTAGTAGAACCGGATCGGAGAAGCTCCGTCGCTTATCGTTTGGAAGAAAGAAAAAAAGGGAAAACTGAAATTTCCGAATACAATTTCGTAAACCGACTCGGGGAAAAAAAATTCGCGATCGCATCCGCGAATCCGCTCTACGACGATTCCGGAAACTACGACGGCGCACTCGCGATGATCGTTGACATCACTTCCTTAAAAATGGTGGAGGAAAGACTGCGGGAAAGCGAAAGACAAATCTCGACGATCATCAGCAATATTTCGGGAATCGTATATCGTTGTAAGAACGATCCGCCGCACTGGACGATGGAATATATCAGCGAAGGATGTCAGCAACTCACAGGTTACGCGTCGAATGATTTTTTGGAAGATAAGATCTTAGATTTTGGCGATATCATTCTACAAGAAGATCGATCCCTTGTCGAATCGGGAGTTTCCGAATCGGTACAAGCAGGGATTCCGTATCAATTGACCTATCGGATTCGGAAAAAAGACGGAAAGATTCAGTGGTGTTTCGAACAAGGAATCGGAGTCTTCGACTCAAAGGGGGAATTGCAAGCTTTGGAAGGTGTGATCATCGATTATTCTCTTCCGAAACAAGCGGAAGAATTAATCAGCAATTCCCTTAAAGAAAAAGAACTACTCTTAAGAGAGATTCATCATCGTGTAAAGAATTATATGCAGGTTTTATCAAGTTTGATCGGTCTTCAATCTGAATATTCCGAAGATCCTTCTACAAAAAGGGTTTTGGAGGACAGCCAGAACAGGATCGCGTCTATGGCGATGATTCACGAAACGTTATATTCAAAAAGTGTTGAGAGTCAGATTTTTCTTCCGGATTATATTCGAAAACTTATCTCCAATCTGATGCGATTTTTCGGCTATGACCAGAAAGAACTTCAAACCACGGTTCACTGCGATTCCCTCGTTTTAAACCAAGGGGTTCTTATTCCCTTGGGTCTGATTTTAAACGAACTCATTACGAATTCGATGAAACACGCGTTTCCAAAAGTGACCGGAATAAAAAAACTCTCCGTCAGTTTCACTTTAGGAGAACAAAATCTTTCGTGCCTTGAAGTCAGCGATAACGGCCCCGGCAAAGATCCGAATTCTACGCCTAAAAAAGATTCTCTGGGAACCGAGTTGATTTCCCTACTTACCCACCAACTCAAGGGTCACTTGGAGGAAATAACGTCGAACGGATTTCACTCGACTAAAGTTTTTTTCCCGCTCAAATAA